A single Salmo salar chromosome ssa19, Ssal_v3.1, whole genome shotgun sequence DNA region contains:
- the ly86 gene encoding LOW QUALITY PROTEIN: lymphocyte antigen 86 (The sequence of the model RefSeq protein was modified relative to this genomic sequence to represent the inferred CDS: deleted 2 bases in 1 codon; substituted 1 base at 1 genomic stop codon), translated as MPHQALLLVLSISILLAFWPQRGLVQEVQXPVHTICNMDKLQIFYHSCDPLQDIGISVNTCLPMPPSYKGVYLSANVLTGGVAPLSHDEPLCLPDFPRFSFCSRKKGGMCGTNSRSGLEFNHTQ; from the exons ATGCCTCACCAAGCTCTGCTCTtggttctatctatc tctatcctgcTGGCCTTCTGGCCCCAGAGGGGGTTAGTTCAGGAGGTCCAATGACCTGTCCACACTATTTGCAACATGGACAAACTGCAGATATTCTATCACAGCTGTg ACCCTTTACAGGACATTGGCATCAGTGTTAACACATGCCTTCCCATGCCACCATCCTACAAGG GAGTATACCTGTCTGCCAATGTGCTCACAGGAGGGGTGGCCCCGTTATCCCATGACGAGCCCCTGTGCCTGCCCGAtttcccccgcttctccttctgCTCCCGGAAGAAAGGAGGTATGTGTGGTACTAATAGCAGATCAGGGCTGGAATTCAATCATACCCAGTAA